From a single Paenibacillus sp. FSL W8-0426 genomic region:
- a CDS encoding helix-turn-helix transcriptional regulator, translating to MAIIINIDVMLAKRKMSVTELSEKVDITLANMSILKTGKAKAIRLSTLDAICKALQCQPGDILEYVDEEESDN from the coding sequence ATGGCCATTATAATCAATATTGACGTCATGCTGGCGAAGCGAAAAATGAGTGTCACGGAGCTGTCCGAAAAGGTGGATATCACGTTAGCCAACATGTCCATTCTGAAGACCGGCAAGGCGAAAGCCATACGTCTATCAACGTTGGATGCGATATGCAAGGCGCTCCAGTGCCAGCCCGGAGATATTCTGGAATACGTGGATGAAGAAGAAAGCGATAATTGA